Proteins found in one Paenibacillus borealis genomic segment:
- a CDS encoding ABC transporter ATP-binding protein — translation MIKLLKHLRPFRLAIAAVLILVFLQSMGDLYLPTLMSDIIDKGIVDGDQPYIWRIGGFMLLVAAGGAVCSIIASYLSAKVAAGFGKNTRSRMFNHVENFTLHEFDKLGTASLITRTTNDITQVQTVLTMMLRMMVGAPMMMIGGIIMAVSEDAKLSLIFVVVIPLLVGAIFFIGMKGLPLFKAIQIKLDKLNLVLREHLTGIRVIRSFNRIEHENKRFSLANADLTDTAIKVNKVMAGLMPLMMIVMNFSMIAILYYGGIRIGDGDLQVGSLMAFIQYAMQIMFSLIMVSMMFVLIPRASASALRINEVLDMQPEITDPTTADLKTTATATHADGRDGMRGFVEFDNVSFSYPGAEQPALSGITFSARPGEITAIIGGTGSGKSTLLSMIPRFYDAIEGAIRVDGVDVRQMTQEDLRSKIGYIPQKAVLFTGTINENIRYGKEDATEDEIIHAAKVAQAYDFVTAMKDGFNSEISQGGGNVSGGQKQRLSIARALVRKPEVYLFDDSFSALDFKTDAKLRAALKGETTESTVLIVAQRVSTVMDADRIIVLDDGEVVGMGTHRELLDNNEVYREIVSSQLSEEEIA, via the coding sequence TTGATTAAATTACTTAAGCATTTGAGACCTTTCCGATTAGCAATAGCTGCAGTACTGATTCTCGTATTCCTGCAGTCTATGGGGGATTTGTATCTCCCGACCCTGATGAGTGACATTATTGATAAGGGGATTGTAGATGGCGATCAGCCTTATATCTGGAGAATCGGCGGATTCATGCTGCTGGTAGCGGCAGGCGGTGCAGTCTGCTCCATTATTGCCAGCTATCTGTCGGCTAAGGTTGCAGCCGGTTTCGGTAAGAACACCCGGTCACGGATGTTCAACCATGTCGAGAACTTCACGCTGCATGAATTCGACAAGCTGGGCACGGCTTCATTAATTACACGCACTACCAACGATATTACACAGGTCCAGACCGTATTGACTATGATGCTCCGCATGATGGTTGGTGCTCCGATGATGATGATCGGCGGGATTATTATGGCGGTGTCTGAGGATGCCAAGCTCTCGCTGATCTTTGTAGTGGTCATTCCGCTGCTGGTTGGAGCGATCTTCTTCATTGGTATGAAGGGGCTTCCGCTGTTTAAAGCAATCCAGATCAAGCTGGATAAATTAAACCTTGTGCTGCGTGAGCATTTGACCGGTATCCGCGTCATCCGCTCCTTCAACCGGATTGAGCATGAGAATAAGCGTTTTAGTCTGGCTAATGCAGATTTGACGGATACTGCCATCAAAGTGAATAAGGTTATGGCCGGACTGATGCCGCTGATGATGATCGTGATGAACTTCTCCATGATCGCTATTCTGTATTACGGTGGAATCCGGATTGGCGACGGCGATCTGCAGGTGGGTTCACTGATGGCCTTCATTCAATATGCGATGCAGATTATGTTCTCCCTCATCATGGTTTCGATGATGTTTGTCCTGATTCCACGAGCGTCTGCCTCTGCACTGCGTATCAATGAAGTTCTTGATATGCAGCCTGAAATTACAGATCCGACTACTGCAGACCTGAAGACTACGGCTACAGCTACCCATGCGGACGGCCGTGACGGTATGCGCGGTTTCGTGGAATTCGACAACGTGTCCTTTTCTTATCCGGGGGCTGAACAGCCTGCGCTGTCCGGAATTACCTTCAGTGCGCGCCCCGGCGAGATAACAGCGATTATCGGCGGAACCGGGTCAGGTAAATCGACGCTGCTAAGCATGATTCCAAGATTCTATGATGCTATTGAAGGTGCGATCCGCGTGGATGGAGTGGATGTACGCCAGATGACGCAGGAGGATCTGCGGAGCAAGATCGGTTATATCCCGCAAAAAGCCGTGCTGTTCACCGGTACCATTAACGAGAATATCCGTTACGGGAAAGAAGATGCTACGGAGGATGAAATCATTCATGCCGCCAAGGTGGCCCAGGCCTATGATTTCGTAACGGCCATGAAGGACGGCTTCAATTCGGAAATTTCCCAGGGCGGAGGCAATGTCTCCGGCGGCCAGAAGCAGCGGTTGTCCATTGCCCGCGCACTGGTACGGAAACCGGAAGTGTATCTGTTTGACGACAGCTTCTCGGCGCTTGACTTCAAGACCGATGCCAAGCTGCGTGCTGCCCTTAAGGGGGAGACTACAGAATCTACAGTCCTTATTGTCGCACAACGTGTCAGTACGGTTATGGATGCAGACCGGATTATCGTACTGGATGACGGTGAGGTTGTCGGAATGGGCACGCACCGCGAGCTGCTGGATAACAATGAGGTGTACCGCGAGATCGTATCCTCGCAGTTGTCAGAGGAGGAAATAGCATGA
- a CDS encoding MarR family winged helix-turn-helix transcriptional regulator → MTLLICIARASHSSDVGLKVSEISRFLGLTPPTVTQLINSLEAKQMVERQADASDRRVVRIKLTEQGKIITRKAKKHMDTTLNKMVEYLGEEESNQLAELLLKVHAFMKDNPPPNLDRLQMNGDEKLD, encoded by the coding sequence ATGACTTTATTGATATGTATTGCACGGGCGTCCCATTCATCCGACGTAGGACTTAAGGTTTCTGAAATCAGCCGCTTTCTGGGGCTGACTCCGCCCACGGTCACACAGCTGATCAACAGCCTGGAGGCAAAGCAGATGGTGGAACGGCAAGCCGACGCCTCTGACCGGAGAGTGGTACGCATCAAGTTGACGGAACAGGGGAAAATTATTACCCGCAAGGCCAAGAAGCACATGGATACCACACTTAACAAAATGGTGGAGTATTTGGGTGAGGAAGAGTCTAATCAGCTGGCAGAGCTGCTGCTTAAGGTGCATGCCTTCATGAAAGACAATCCGCCGCCTAATCTAGACCGGTTACAAATGAACGGAGATGAGAAACTTGATTAA
- a CDS encoding aspartyl-phosphate phosphatase Spo0E family protein, with protein MNLYQNSPDSQSRDYREDELFLTIENLRSELLEVAQERSLSDHAVLELSQRLDGYIVLAQNLMMESLRSRKSGSGAYIKNTKNQRIRNKAALQQ; from the coding sequence GTGAACCTTTACCAGAATTCCCCCGATAGCCAGAGCAGGGATTATAGAGAAGATGAGCTGTTCCTTACTATAGAAAACTTAAGAAGTGAATTGCTTGAGGTGGCCCAGGAACGGAGTTTGAGCGATCATGCGGTTCTGGAGCTCAGCCAGCGGCTGGACGGATATATTGTACTGGCCCAGAATCTGATGATGGAGAGTCTGCGCAGCCGCAAGAGCGGATCAGGAGCCTACATCAAGAACACCAAAAACCAGCGGATCCGGAATAAAGCTGCTCTTCAGCAGTAG
- the cidR gene encoding cidABC operon transcriptional activator CidR, protein MDIRQLDYFVQAARLNSFSRAAESLYITQPTISKMIRNLEIELGADLFYREGKSIRLTDAGELLLVKAQNIVESFTSLSSELDSLRNLKQGHIRIGLPPMVGASFFPAVIGEFHRRYPEVTIRLHEDGAKKVEDDVESGLLDIGAIVLPVNRAKFHCFTFVEEKLQLLVPAGHRLDGAQKVQLKELAEEEFVLFREDFALHDRIISECVKAGFQPKVVYESSQWDLISRMVAAGMGIALLPETICRDMDRSRIAVIPLTEPVIPWQLGMIWRRDRYLSFAAREWIAFAMKVLGEL, encoded by the coding sequence ATGGACATCAGACAGCTGGATTATTTCGTGCAGGCGGCCAGGCTGAACAGCTTCTCCAGGGCGGCGGAATCGCTGTACATTACCCAGCCCACGATCAGCAAGATGATCCGCAATCTGGAGATTGAACTGGGGGCGGATCTTTTTTACCGGGAGGGCAAAAGCATCCGTCTGACGGATGCCGGTGAACTGCTGCTGGTCAAGGCGCAGAATATTGTAGAGTCCTTCACGAGCCTCTCCTCGGAGCTGGACAGTCTGCGCAATCTGAAGCAGGGGCATATCCGCATTGGGCTGCCCCCTATGGTGGGAGCAAGCTTCTTCCCGGCTGTCATCGGGGAATTCCACCGCCGTTATCCGGAGGTGACGATAAGGCTGCATGAAGACGGCGCCAAAAAGGTAGAAGATGATGTGGAGTCCGGCCTGCTTGATATCGGAGCGATTGTATTGCCTGTAAACAGAGCCAAGTTTCACTGCTTCACCTTTGTGGAGGAGAAGCTGCAGCTGCTGGTTCCCGCTGGACACCGTCTGGACGGGGCACAGAAAGTGCAGCTGAAAGAGCTGGCAGAAGAGGAATTCGTGCTGTTCCGGGAGGACTTTGCCCTGCATGACCGGATTATTTCGGAGTGTGTCAAAGCAGGCTTTCAGCCCAAGGTGGTCTACGAGAGCTCGCAGTGGGATCTGATCAGCCGGATGGTTGCTGCGGGAATGGGCATTGCGCTGCTGCCGGAGACCATATGCCGGGATATGGACCGTTCACGGATCGCAGTGATCCCTCTGACCGAGCCTGTAATTCCCTGGCAGCTGGGGATGATCTGGCGCAGAGACCGTTATTTGTCCTTCGCGGCACGGGAATGGATCGCTTTCGCGATGAAAGTGCTCGGAGAGCTGTAA
- a CDS encoding CidA/LrgA family protein, producing MKKIALGLLQVAGLTVFSLLVNTLTSFLHIPLPGSIIGMILLFLLLESGVIRLNWVEVGASWLLAELLLFFIPSAIGVMKYSKLLEADGLQVLAVVLVGTFAVMAGSGVLTGAIYRIKERRSS from the coding sequence ATGAAAAAGATTGCCTTAGGCTTACTACAGGTCGCGGGACTTACCGTCTTCTCCCTGCTCGTTAATACGTTGACTTCATTTCTGCATATTCCGCTTCCCGGAAGCATTATCGGGATGATTCTTTTATTTCTGCTGCTGGAGTCCGGTGTGATCCGGCTGAACTGGGTGGAGGTTGGCGCTTCGTGGCTGCTTGCCGAGCTGCTGCTGTTCTTCATTCCTTCGGCTATAGGTGTCATGAAATATTCGAAGCTGCTGGAGGCAGACGGTCTGCAGGTGCTGGCGGTTGTGCTCGTGGGTACTTTTGCTGTAATGGCCGGCTCCGGGGTACTTACTGGTGCTATTTATAGAATAAAGGAGCGCAGAAGCTCATGA
- a CDS encoding CidB/LrgB family autolysis modulator: MITGLLFLGLTIAVYLLAKRVYASSGKMYTSPLIITPLLIIAFLLMTGSSYESYNAGGKWLSDLLQPATIAFAIPLHKNFKVLKKHAAEIAAGVLSGTVIAVISSMLLAKWLHLSGDLATSLVPRSVTTPIAMSISQSIGGVPSITAVFVILTGILGTMMGPSVLRLFRIDNEIARGVSLGTAAHGTGTSKAFELSSLTGTISSIAMILTALFSIGLAPALLAVFLH; the protein is encoded by the coding sequence ATGATAACCGGCTTATTATTTCTTGGACTTACAATCGCTGTCTACCTCCTGGCCAAACGCGTCTATGCTTCCAGCGGCAAAATGTACACTTCTCCGCTGATTATTACGCCGCTGCTGATCATCGCCTTCCTGCTGATGACGGGCAGCTCTTATGAATCTTACAATGCGGGAGGCAAATGGCTATCGGACCTGCTTCAACCGGCGACCATCGCCTTTGCAATCCCACTCCATAAAAACTTCAAGGTACTCAAAAAGCACGCCGCCGAAATTGCGGCAGGCGTGCTGTCAGGAACGGTTATTGCCGTGATCTCTTCCATGCTGCTGGCCAAATGGCTGCATCTCAGCGGTGATCTGGCAACCAGTCTGGTGCCTCGCTCGGTGACCACACCGATCGCCATGAGCATCTCGCAAAGCATCGGCGGTGTTCCCAGCATTACAGCGGTCTTCGTGATTCTGACCGGTATACTGGGAACGATGATGGGACCGTCCGTGCTCCGCCTTTTCCGCATTGACAATGAAATTGCGCGCGGGGTATCGCTGGGAACCGCAGCGCATGGTACAGGCACGTCCAAAGCCTTCGAGCTGAGTTCGCTGACCGGCACCATCTCCAGTATCGCGATGATTCTGACGGCGCTGTTCTCTATCGGGCTTGCGCCGGCACTGCTCGCGGTTTTCCTCCACTAG
- a CDS encoding Gfo/Idh/MocA family protein, with protein sequence MTLNIGIVGTGWFSKVHADLLAGMEDVSLKAVCGSSKQKGEDMARPYGAEGYGDIIEMLDAHKLDAVYICVPPQSHGAIERALIRRDIPFFIEKPLGSSTEIPASLLQDIKEHQLLTSVGYHFRYQENIQRLKQSLSSDKVGMIVGEWMGGMPGVAWWRNQEQSGGQFTEQTTHIVDLLRYLAGEVTEVYGMFGNRIMHEKHEGVTVSDVGTVSLKLESGIIASISNTCVLPGEVGKAGISFYNDNGMLDWNPERLLEVRSGDSKEFKNTGNPYAVESEAFLYAVRTGDRSRILSDYEDGYKTLKVTCAAYDSAQSGLPVKL encoded by the coding sequence ATGACGCTTAATATCGGAATAGTCGGAACAGGGTGGTTCTCCAAGGTGCATGCAGATTTGCTGGCAGGGATGGAGGATGTATCACTGAAGGCGGTCTGCGGCAGCAGTAAGCAAAAGGGTGAGGACATGGCCCGTCCTTACGGAGCCGAGGGCTACGGGGATATTATCGAGATGCTGGATGCGCACAAGCTGGATGCCGTCTATATCTGTGTGCCCCCACAGTCACACGGGGCAATTGAACGGGCGCTGATCCGAAGAGATATCCCCTTCTTTATCGAGAAGCCGCTGGGCTCAAGCACGGAAATTCCGGCCAGCCTGCTGCAGGATATTAAGGAGCATCAGCTGCTGACTTCCGTCGGCTATCATTTCCGGTATCAGGAGAACATCCAGCGGCTGAAGCAATCGCTAAGCTCGGACAAGGTAGGGATGATCGTCGGAGAATGGATGGGCGGTATGCCGGGGGTGGCCTGGTGGCGCAACCAGGAACAGTCCGGCGGACAATTTACGGAGCAGACGACCCATATCGTTGACCTGCTGCGTTATCTGGCTGGTGAGGTAACAGAAGTCTATGGTATGTTCGGCAACCGGATCATGCATGAGAAGCATGAAGGAGTGACCGTGTCTGATGTGGGTACAGTATCCCTGAAGCTCGAAAGCGGCATTATTGCCAGTATCTCCAACACCTGCGTGCTGCCCGGCGAAGTAGGCAAAGCGGGCATCAGCTTCTATAACGATAACGGAATGCTGGACTGGAACCCGGAACGTCTGCTGGAAGTCCGCAGCGGGGACAGCAAGGAATTCAAGAACACAGGTAATCCTTACGCGGTGGAGAGCGAAGCTTTCCTGTATGCTGTGCGGACCGGAGACCGTTCCCGCATTCTCAGCGATTATGAGGACGGATATAAGACCTTGAAGGTGACCTGCGCAGCTTATGACTCCGCACAGAGCGGATTGCCGGTGAAGCTGTAG
- a CDS encoding ATP-dependent DNA helicase, which produces MLSYAEIALSVRALVEYAFSSGSLEPGFRSGAAMVEGTRSHQLIQKQYKEGDRKEVYLKTEIPRGNLLFIIDGRCDGLLAAGDGSLTVEEIKSMSGTPDSSLEGREVHWAQAFMYAYILTQDLDLPAIQVKLTYVQRGSGEQYSLYRGMTREALTAFAEETVARYAPYAEMMVRYKAKREESIHSLSFPFPAYRPGQRHFAAAVYTSIAEGANLFAQAPTGIGKTMSTLFPAVKALGEDKISGIFYLTAKTVTRIAAQEAVIMLNSQGLHLHVIALTAKEKACFREEGICGADACPFAEGYYDRINAAMIDMLEHETLMTRETIAGYARKHEVCPFEFSLDAAYACDVVICDYNYVYDPRISLKRMSEERKKKTALLVDEAHNLVDRGREMYSASLTKAPFLALQRQYKTAYPRLSSAAKAVNAFFIALRKSCGDKGAGEWSEYPGELPELLELFAAEAELELLQPSSLITPAAEEGEAGSLLDTFYAVQGMLRTFKTYDERYITYAEVRSGDVYLKLFNLDPSHLLQQMAKSFRSQILFSATLAPLSYYRDMIGAGEEDYSLSLSSPFHKEQWQVSVLPVSTRYHDREASLQPLSDALQGMVSRKGNYLVFFPSYLYLKNVYEVFTEKYPEVTTLLQGSGMSETERENFLAAFRPDNPDTLLGFAVLGGIFSEGVDLPGDRLNGVMVVGVGLPQVGLERNLLRSYFQSQGKNGFDYAYVYPGMCKVQQAGGRLIRSENDSGTIVLADDRFLQNSYRQLLPEEWRDYFVMA; this is translated from the coding sequence ATGTTGAGTTATGCAGAAATCGCTCTATCCGTGAGAGCACTGGTGGAGTATGCCTTCAGCAGCGGCAGTCTGGAGCCGGGATTCCGCAGCGGCGCAGCCATGGTGGAGGGTACGCGCAGCCATCAGCTAATTCAGAAGCAATATAAGGAAGGGGACCGCAAGGAGGTTTATTTGAAAACGGAGATTCCCCGCGGGAATCTGCTGTTCATCATCGACGGGCGCTGCGACGGCCTGCTTGCTGCCGGGGACGGCAGCCTGACCGTGGAGGAGATCAAATCCATGTCAGGAACGCCGGATTCCTCCCTGGAGGGACGGGAGGTACACTGGGCGCAGGCTTTCATGTACGCCTACATCCTTACACAAGATCTGGATCTCCCTGCAATACAGGTTAAGCTAACCTATGTGCAGCGGGGAAGCGGGGAGCAATACAGCCTGTACAGGGGAATGACCCGCGAAGCGCTGACGGCCTTCGCTGAAGAGACGGTAGCCAGGTATGCGCCTTATGCCGAGATGATGGTCCGCTACAAGGCAAAGAGGGAGGAGAGCATCCATAGCCTGTCTTTTCCGTTCCCGGCTTACCGGCCCGGCCAGCGTCATTTCGCTGCCGCTGTCTATACTTCGATTGCAGAGGGGGCCAATCTCTTCGCCCAGGCACCTACAGGCATCGGCAAAACGATGTCCACCCTGTTTCCTGCGGTCAAAGCGCTTGGTGAGGACAAGATATCCGGCATCTTTTATCTGACGGCCAAGACGGTTACACGGATTGCGGCACAGGAGGCGGTGATAATGCTGAACAGCCAGGGGCTGCATCTGCATGTAATTGCGCTTACGGCGAAGGAGAAGGCTTGCTTCCGTGAGGAAGGAATCTGCGGCGCCGACGCCTGCCCCTTTGCCGAAGGCTACTATGACCGGATCAATGCCGCCATGATTGATATGCTGGAGCACGAAACGCTGATGACGCGCGAGACAATTGCCGGTTATGCCCGGAAGCATGAGGTATGCCCGTTTGAATTCTCCCTCGATGCCGCCTACGCCTGCGATGTTGTCATTTGCGATTATAATTATGTCTATGATCCCCGGATCAGCCTGAAACGGATGTCCGAGGAGCGGAAGAAAAAGACAGCGCTGCTCGTAGATGAAGCGCATAATCTGGTGGACCGGGGACGCGAGATGTATTCTGCCTCGCTTACCAAGGCGCCGTTCCTGGCGCTTCAGCGGCAGTACAAAACGGCCTATCCGCGGCTAAGCAGCGCCGCGAAGGCCGTAAATGCCTTCTTCATCGCGCTGCGTAAGAGCTGTGGCGATAAGGGGGCCGGGGAGTGGAGCGAGTATCCCGGGGAGCTGCCGGAGCTGCTGGAGCTATTCGCTGCTGAAGCCGAGCTGGAGCTGCTCCAGCCTTCTTCCTTGATCACTCCGGCGGCGGAGGAGGGGGAAGCCGGCAGCCTGCTGGATACGTTCTATGCGGTACAGGGAATGCTGCGTACGTTCAAGACCTATGATGAGCGCTACATTACCTATGCGGAAGTGCGCAGCGGTGATGTGTACCTGAAGCTGTTCAATCTCGATCCTTCACATTTGCTGCAGCAAATGGCTAAGAGCTTCCGCAGCCAGATCCTGTTCTCAGCGACACTTGCGCCGCTCTCGTATTACAGGGATATGATCGGCGCAGGGGAGGAGGACTACAGCCTGAGCCTGTCCTCGCCTTTTCATAAAGAGCAGTGGCAGGTATCTGTGCTTCCGGTATCCACCCGCTACCATGACAGGGAGGCCTCTTTACAGCCCCTTAGCGATGCACTCCAAGGGATGGTCTCGAGGAAGGGCAATTACCTTGTATTCTTTCCCTCTTATCTATATTTGAAGAATGTATATGAAGTGTTCACTGAGAAATACCCGGAGGTCACTACCCTTCTGCAGGGCAGCGGCATGAGCGAGACTGAGCGGGAGAACTTCCTTGCGGCGTTCCGCCCGGACAATCCGGATACTCTGCTCGGCTTTGCTGTGCTGGGCGGGATTTTCTCCGAAGGGGTGGATTTGCCTGGTGACCGGCTGAATGGTGTGATGGTGGTAGGTGTCGGCCTGCCGCAGGTGGGGCTGGAACGCAATCTGCTGCGGAGCTACTTTCAGTCGCAGGGCAAGAACGGGTTCGATTATGCCTATGTCTACCCGGGCATGTGCAAGGTGCAGCAGGCTGGAGGGCGGCTGATCCGCAGCGAGAACGACAGCGGCACTATTGTGCTGGCGGATGACCGCTTTCTGCAGAATTCTTACCGGCAGCTGCTCCCTGAGGAGTGGCGGGACTACTTTGTCATGGCATAA
- a CDS encoding LTA synthase family protein — translation MFILKKEGEAVSSVTIKRWLLKPFVFFSIIFVLKSLLAWGVIFEDTQFWKSVLTEIPFVWALFFLIERFASKRKLGYYMTVNLLVTAIFFAAIMYFKYYGVIVTYHAAEQVNQVTAVRNSVFSLMDPYYLLIFTDIIVLGFYFFINKNGRNYKKDKINRHNGRMLHVVLFAVSLGLCLFNILPNKASMNEIKKAQEMGILNYEAYTIFAQDKPELVEASEITQDTINQLKGIDASAVSPYAGAAKGKNLIIIQLESFQNFLLGLKVDGQEVTPNLNRLMEDSLYFNNFYQMVGQGNTSDAEFVVNSSFYIPPQGAATMSYVDKEVPSLPRLLQASGYQTATFHTNDVEFWNRGELYSSLGWDHYYDHKFFGDEDTFFFGASDEVLYRKTSEKLKEMNDEGQPFYAQVISMSAHHPFTIPAEKYKMKLPERYEGTFVGDYIRSQNYADYAFGQFVDELKANGLWDNSLIMVYGDHMGLPIYSLDHDDKELMKEIYGYDYAYANMLNIPLLIHGQQLAPQTLEQVGGEVDIMPTAASLLGVSMDNNIHFGQDLLSQSYNLLPQRYYLPTGSFIASSGLLIPGNSFEDNTQYLLANGGHTPAGTEDEYTRALRLRQLSDSYVTQLPDKAPAEE, via the coding sequence ATGTTTATTCTTAAGAAAGAAGGCGAAGCTGTGTCATCCGTAACGATAAAACGATGGTTGCTCAAGCCATTTGTGTTCTTCTCGATTATTTTCGTCCTTAAAAGCCTTTTAGCCTGGGGTGTCATTTTTGAAGACACGCAATTCTGGAAATCTGTACTGACTGAAATCCCTTTTGTCTGGGCACTATTCTTCCTGATTGAGCGTTTTGCTTCCAAACGGAAACTCGGATATTACATGACGGTTAATCTGCTGGTTACCGCCATCTTTTTTGCCGCTATTATGTATTTCAAATATTACGGGGTTATTGTCACTTACCATGCGGCCGAGCAGGTGAACCAGGTCACTGCGGTGCGCAACAGCGTATTCTCACTCATGGACCCTTATTATCTGCTGATCTTCACCGACATTATCGTCCTTGGCTTCTACTTCTTCATTAACAAGAACGGACGCAATTACAAGAAGGATAAAATTAACCGCCATAACGGAAGAATGCTGCATGTCGTGCTGTTCGCAGTTTCGCTCGGCCTCTGCCTGTTCAATATTCTTCCCAACAAAGCAAGTATGAACGAAATTAAGAAGGCTCAGGAAATGGGTATCCTTAATTATGAAGCATACACTATCTTTGCTCAAGATAAACCAGAGCTTGTGGAGGCCAGCGAGATTACGCAGGATACCATAAACCAGCTCAAAGGAATTGATGCTTCGGCGGTCTCCCCGTATGCCGGGGCTGCCAAGGGCAAGAATCTGATTATCATTCAGTTGGAATCCTTCCAGAACTTCCTGCTCGGTCTGAAGGTAGACGGCCAGGAAGTCACACCTAATCTGAACCGCCTGATGGAGGACAGCCTGTATTTCAACAACTTCTATCAAATGGTCGGCCAGGGCAACACTTCAGATGCAGAATTCGTAGTCAATTCATCCTTCTACATTCCTCCGCAGGGCGCAGCTACAATGTCTTATGTGGATAAGGAAGTGCCAAGTCTGCCTCGTCTGCTGCAGGCCAGCGGGTACCAGACAGCCACCTTCCATACCAATGATGTGGAATTCTGGAACCGCGGCGAGCTGTACAGCTCACTGGGCTGGGATCATTATTACGATCACAAATTCTTCGGGGACGAAGATACCTTCTTCTTCGGCGCCTCCGATGAAGTGCTCTACCGCAAAACTTCAGAGAAGCTGAAGGAAATGAACGATGAGGGACAGCCGTTCTACGCACAGGTGATTTCAATGTCTGCCCACCATCCGTTCACCATCCCTGCAGAAAAGTATAAAATGAAGCTGCCTGAACGTTATGAAGGTACTTTCGTTGGAGATTATATCCGCTCACAGAATTATGCTGACTATGCCTTCGGACAATTCGTCGATGAACTGAAGGCGAACGGATTATGGGATAACAGCCTGATTATGGTCTATGGAGACCATATGGGACTGCCAATCTACTCGCTCGATCATGACGACAAGGAATTAATGAAGGAAATCTATGGTTATGATTACGCCTATGCAAACATGCTCAATATTCCGCTGCTCATTCACGGCCAGCAATTAGCGCCACAGACACTTGAGCAGGTGGGCGGAGAAGTGGATATTATGCCTACTGCGGCCAGCCTGCTGGGCGTATCGATGGATAACAATATTCATTTCGGCCAGGATTTGCTCAGCCAGTCTTACAATTTGCTGCCTCAGCGGTATTACCTGCCTACCGGCTCATTTATTGCCAGCTCCGGGCTGCTCATTCCCGGCAACAGCTTTGAAGATAATACACAGTATCTGCTTGCGAATGGCGGCCATACGCCTGCCGGCACAGAGGATGAATACACCCGTGCCTTAAGGCTGCGCCAGTTATCGGACAGCTATGTCACACAGCTGCCGGACAAAGCGCCTGCTGAAGAATAG
- a CDS encoding MarR family winged helix-turn-helix transcriptional regulator, with protein sequence MTHDINPLIERVGLSMWKVQRKIMSQMSLHKEIGLTVPQFGLLHMISQEKQARVIQLADKLEVKSSAVTVMLDRLELLELIARVPDENDRRAVIVTITGKGQGVLEEAQHRSMLLLEEHLSILEPEELEKFAHYYLLLEKQER encoded by the coding sequence ATGACGCATGATATCAATCCGTTGATCGAACGTGTGGGATTATCCATGTGGAAGGTGCAGCGCAAAATAATGTCGCAGATGTCTCTGCATAAGGAAATCGGATTAACTGTACCGCAATTCGGACTGCTGCATATGATTTCGCAGGAGAAACAGGCGCGGGTCATTCAACTGGCCGATAAGCTGGAGGTGAAATCCAGTGCGGTCACGGTAATGCTGGACCGTCTGGAACTGCTGGAGCTGATAGCACGCGTTCCCGACGAGAACGACCGCCGGGCGGTAATCGTGACGATTACGGGCAAGGGACAAGGGGTTCTTGAGGAAGCGCAACACCGGTCGATGCTGCTGCTGGAGGAGCATTTATCCATACTTGAGCCGGAAGAGCTGGAGAAATTCGCACACTATTATTTGCTGCTTGAGAAGCAGGAACGATAA